A genomic segment from Gemmatimonadota bacterium encodes:
- a CDS encoding metalloregulator ArsR/SmtB family transcription factor: protein MVQYFQSHFDASFGALSDPTRRGVLEQLGRADASISTLAERFHMTLTGMKKHVGVLEQAGLVTTEKVGRVRTCRLGVRGLQEEAAWIEKYRQLWSARFDELDNVVDELKHKERVDGRKKRK, encoded by the coding sequence ATGGTTCAGTATTTCCAAAGCCACTTCGACGCCTCGTTCGGCGCGCTCTCGGATCCCACCCGACGCGGCGTTCTGGAGCAACTGGGGCGTGCGGACGCTTCGATCTCGACCCTCGCCGAGCGGTTTCACATGACCCTCACGGGCATGAAGAAACATGTAGGCGTCCTGGAGCAGGCGGGCCTCGTCACCACGGAGAAAGTCGGCCGCGTGCGGACCTGCAGGCTCGGCGTCCGCGGACTGCAGGAAGAGGCGGCATGGATCGAGAAGTACCGCCAGCTCTGGAGCGCACGCTTCGACGAGTTGGACAACGTTGTGGACGAACTAAAACACAAGGAGAGAGTCGATGGACGAAAGAAGAGAAAGTGA
- a CDS encoding SRPBCC family protein codes for MDERRESEATPTKNHTTLERKSDREVVVTRTVNAPARIVFEAWTKAELFRRWWVPKSYGQTLLSCEMDVRVGGQYRLVFPFEDSTMEFFGTYVEVTPHSRLVWTNDEGDAGKTITTVTFEEKGGKTLLVVHDVYPSAEAVDTGSTGALPEALDQLDELLASL; via the coding sequence ATGGACGAAAGAAGAGAAAGTGAGGCCACGCCCACGAAGAATCACACGACGCTGGAACGGAAGTCCGACCGCGAAGTCGTCGTCACAAGAACCGTAAACGCTCCTGCGCGCATCGTGTTCGAGGCGTGGACGAAGGCAGAACTGTTCAGAAGGTGGTGGGTGCCTAAATCGTATGGGCAGACCCTGCTTTCCTGCGAGATGGATGTTCGCGTCGGGGGGCAGTATCGTTTGGTGTTTCCCTTTGAAGATTCGACGATGGAGTTCTTCGGCACGTACGTCGAAGTGACACCGCACTCACGCCTCGTCTGGACCAATGATGAAGGAGACGCCGGCAAGACCATCACCACGGTGACCTTCGAGGAGAAGGGCGGCAAGACGTTGTTGGTAGTGCACGATGTCTATCCATCGGCAGAAGCTGTCGACACCGGATCGACGGGTGCGCTGCCCGAGGCGCTGGACCAGCTCGACGAGCTTCTCGCCAGCCTGTGA
- a CDS encoding alpha/beta hydrolase has translation MRTAAFLLMTLAATAASAQRESTSGYAPVNGINMYYEIHGSGEPVVLLHGAFMTITNNWGGWIEELSKTRKVIAIEMQGHGRTADVARDITYENLADDVAGLLDYLKIPRADLIGYSMGGTVAMECAIRHPDKVRKAVIISSTFRTDGMAPAAVQAIRNLTADDFKGSPIETEYKKLSPTPDDFPKFVKRLAATAAKGYDLGADNLKATTAPMFFIFGDADGIRLAHVAEMFRLKGGEVHGDMQQRSASRLAILPNTTHVTLMQRIPIIVPMVNDFLDAKP, from the coding sequence ATGCGGACAGCAGCTTTCCTCCTGATGACGCTCGCGGCGACCGCCGCGTCGGCGCAGCGGGAATCAACGAGCGGCTACGCACCAGTCAACGGAATCAACATGTACTACGAAATCCACGGCAGCGGCGAACCGGTGGTGTTGCTTCATGGCGCGTTCATGACCATCACCAACAACTGGGGCGGGTGGATCGAGGAGCTCTCCAAAACGCGGAAAGTGATTGCCATCGAAATGCAGGGTCACGGCCGGACGGCGGACGTCGCACGAGATATCACCTACGAAAACCTCGCCGACGACGTGGCTGGACTGCTCGATTATCTCAAGATCCCGCGAGCGGACCTTATCGGCTACAGCATGGGCGGAACCGTGGCGATGGAGTGTGCGATCCGACACCCTGACAAAGTGCGGAAGGCAGTCATCATTTCGTCAACGTTCCGCACTGACGGCATGGCCCCGGCAGCGGTCCAGGCCATCCGGAATCTCACGGCTGACGATTTCAAAGGCTCGCCCATCGAGACCGAGTACAAGAAGCTGAGTCCCACTCCGGACGACTTTCCCAAGTTCGTCAAGCGACTCGCCGCCACGGCCGCGAAAGGGTACGACCTCGGAGCCGACAACCTCAAGGCCACCACGGCGCCCATGTTTTTCATCTTCGGTGACGCTGACGGAATACGGCTCGCGCACGTCGCGGAGATGTTTCGCCTCAAGGGTGGCGAGGTCCACGGCGACATGCAGCAACGCTCCGCATCGCGACTGGCAATTCTGCCCAACACCACTCACGTGACACTGATGCAGCGCATACCCATCATCGTCCCGATGGTGAACGACTTTCTCGACGCCAAGCCTTAG
- a CDS encoding VOC family protein encodes MHPVLGARDVSDVVRFYETLGFVIVFQDDLKNPKYVGIQRDEVQLHVQWADAEQWAYPIDRPAFRFMVSDVDAIFEEFRESGAVRPDTSDGSPWAVPADTPWGTREFHLRDPSRNSLQFYRPLPELSTN; translated from the coding sequence GTGCATCCTGTTCTTGGTGCTCGCGATGTAAGTGACGTAGTACGGTTCTACGAGACTCTCGGGTTCGTGATTGTCTTTCAAGACGACCTGAAGAATCCGAAATACGTCGGCATACAGCGAGATGAAGTGCAGTTGCATGTTCAGTGGGCTGATGCAGAGCAATGGGCGTATCCGATCGATCGCCCTGCGTTCCGCTTCATGGTCAGCGATGTCGACGCGATCTTTGAGGAATTTCGTGAGAGCGGAGCCGTCCGCCCGGATACGAGCGACGGCAGCCCATGGGCCGTACCTGCTGACACACCATGGGGCACGAGAGAGTTTCATCTCCGCGATCCGAGTCGCAATAGCCTGCAATTCTATCGTCCGCTGCCCGAATTGAGCACGAATTGA
- a CDS encoding methyltransferase, whose product MLRKTLSLCGFVVAAAGTLWLFAIHHLFATNHVLLVVQACAVLLMLWARATFGLRSFHATANTTGGGLVTTGPYRYWRHPIYASIIYFVWAGQVEMPTMVSVLLAVAVTAGLVGRMVLEEQFLVTAYPEYLEYMRHAKRLVPFVF is encoded by the coding sequence GTGCTGAGAAAAACGCTTTCGCTGTGCGGATTCGTGGTGGCAGCTGCGGGCACGTTGTGGCTGTTTGCCATTCATCATCTGTTTGCGACCAACCACGTGCTGCTAGTAGTTCAAGCGTGTGCCGTTCTTCTCATGCTTTGGGCACGCGCGACGTTTGGTCTTCGCAGCTTTCACGCAACGGCTAACACAACCGGCGGCGGCCTTGTTACAACCGGGCCGTACCGCTATTGGCGGCATCCCATTTATGCCTCCATCATCTATTTCGTGTGGGCTGGCCAGGTGGAGATGCCAACCATGGTTTCTGTTTTGCTGGCAGTCGCAGTAACTGCTGGGCTGGTGGGCCGAATGGTGCTCGAGGAGCAGTTCCTCGTCACCGCGTATCCCGAATACTTGGAGTACATGCGTCACGCGAAACGCTTGGTTCCATTCGTCTTTTAG
- a CDS encoding DUF1801 domain-containing protein: protein MNVKAQINDYLAAQPEPKRGDMQTLHGMILKLMPHCRLWFLDGKDESGKTVSNPNIGYGLRTIAYADKRTREFYQIGLSANTSGISVYIMGLDDKTHLARTYGGDIGKASVTGYCIKFSALRNIDLAVLEAAIRDGIAQTSA from the coding sequence ATGAACGTAAAGGCGCAGATCAACGACTACCTTGCCGCTCAGCCGGAGCCGAAACGCGGTGACATGCAGACGCTGCACGGCATGATACTGAAGCTGATGCCCCACTGCAGGTTGTGGTTTCTGGATGGCAAGGACGAGAGCGGTAAGACGGTTTCCAACCCGAACATCGGGTATGGACTCCGGACCATAGCCTACGCCGATAAGCGAACCCGGGAGTTCTATCAGATTGGCCTGAGCGCCAACACCAGCGGAATCTCCGTCTACATCATGGGGCTCGATGACAAGACGCATCTGGCCAGGACCTACGGCGGTGACATCGGCAAGGCGAGTGTGACGGGGTACTGCATCAAGTTCAGCGCACTTCGCAACATTGACCTGGCCGTGCTCGAAGCGGCGATCCGCGACGGGATTGCGCAGACCAGCGCGTGA
- a CDS encoding AraC family ligand binding domain-containing protein has product MIAAVLAISTTGSAKYDAPTQAAATAATFVSAGEIKAAVQKSDSGAFSDSPLRVVPIESKYNVGVAVIRRTRIGGRMLPDALIHDDVAEVYQIIEGEGVLITGGTLRSAKPLTAAAVVGEIGPSSAGQSIAGGTSRHVVPGDIVIIPPHVPHGFVDITTPRIVYTIIRIDPQKVLELRSKPQ; this is encoded by the coding sequence GTGATCGCCGCAGTGCTCGCCATATCGACCACTGGTTCAGCAAAGTATGATGCGCCAACTCAAGCCGCAGCGACTGCTGCCACTTTCGTCAGCGCAGGAGAGATCAAGGCAGCGGTGCAAAAAAGCGACAGCGGTGCGTTTTCAGATTCTCCGCTCCGCGTAGTACCGATAGAGTCAAAGTACAACGTTGGGGTGGCCGTGATTCGTCGGACAAGAATCGGTGGCCGCATGCTGCCCGATGCACTGATTCATGACGATGTTGCCGAGGTTTATCAGATTATCGAGGGTGAAGGAGTTCTGATCACGGGCGGGACGCTCAGGTCGGCAAAGCCTCTGACCGCTGCCGCTGTCGTGGGTGAGATTGGTCCGAGCTCAGCGGGTCAGTCCATCGCTGGAGGAACATCGCGTCATGTAGTTCCCGGCGACATCGTCATTATTCCGCCGCACGTACCGCACGGCTTTGTTGACATCACGACGCCACGCATTGTGTACACGATCATTCGCATTGACCCGCAGAAAGTTCTTGAGCTACGCAGCAAACCGCAATGA
- a CDS encoding type II toxin-antitoxin system VapC family toxin has product MIAPRKHTGPNVVDSSAWLEYFADGAGAVHFAGAIESVGRLVVPAVCLLEVFKVVLRQRGESDALQAVALMQQGTVIDLDASLALAAAKVGVDHELPLADSIVYATAQSVGGVVWTQDDDFDGLMDVEYFRRGGGKS; this is encoded by the coding sequence GTGATCGCACCACGCAAGCACACCGGGCCGAATGTCGTCGATTCTTCGGCGTGGCTGGAGTACTTCGCCGATGGAGCGGGGGCGGTGCACTTCGCGGGAGCGATCGAGTCTGTCGGTCGCCTTGTGGTGCCGGCCGTATGTCTGCTCGAAGTGTTCAAGGTGGTCTTGAGGCAGCGCGGTGAGAGTGACGCGCTGCAGGCAGTTGCATTGATGCAGCAGGGAACGGTGATCGATCTGGACGCGTCGCTGGCACTTGCTGCGGCGAAGGTTGGCGTTGACCACGAGTTGCCGCTTGCGGACAGTATCGTGTATGCGACTGCGCAGAGCGTCGGTGGTGTAGTGTGGACTCAGGATGACGACTTCGATGGGCTGATGGACGTCGAGTATTTTCGTAGGGGCGGCGGGAAGTCGTAA
- a CDS encoding AbrB/MazE/SpoVT family DNA-binding domain-containing protein: MDVVTVSPKFQVVIPLAIRERLGLEPGQKVQALAYDNRIEFIPVRSLKSMRGFLQGIDTTVRRERDRV, encoded by the coding sequence ATGGACGTAGTGACTGTTTCGCCCAAATTTCAGGTCGTGATCCCGCTCGCCATTCGCGAGCGGCTGGGGCTGGAGCCTGGGCAGAAGGTCCAGGCGCTTGCGTACGACAATCGGATCGAGTTCATCCCGGTGCGCTCGCTCAAGAGCATGCGCGGCTTTCTTCAGGGTATCGATACGACGGTGCGCCGAGAGCGCGATCGCGTGTGA
- a CDS encoding M14 family zinc carboxypeptidase, whose amino-acid sequence MYQKSIRKYLTTCTLAGVTAASGALVLPSIAGAQQAAHQAIDSVYTAQIRKDLEDPRITTELVDYLPASSTVPTPLKLLGHIIGAPGELDRSADIYKYFDALAKASPRVKVWRIGKTEEGREMILAAIGDEETIKNIDNYRGMLARLSDPRKTTQEEAQKLIHTAKPIYYITSGIHSPEFGGPEMLMELAYRLVVDSSAIVSNIRNNVITLITPVIEPDGRDKAVDTYYYNKKLPKGAERLPLMYWGKYVQHDNNRDGMGQFLKLTQHTTQAVLDWHPTVLHDLHEAQTYLYASTGTGPYNEAVDPITIDEWWMMAENDVMEMTKRNVPGVWTYGYYDGWTPNYLFFIAHTHNEIGRFYEVQSYGPDNYVVKPRNTTTSREWFRPNPPLDSINWGPRNNTNIQESAILFALNNVAKNRDQFLDNFWRKAQRAVDKGKTGPIFGWVIPASQRRKADAADAVNELRAQGLEVDTATTAFTVGKLSVKPGDYIVRGDQPYRTIADMYFALQHFAPGNPAPYDDTGWTFPLMRDITIAAVNDRSLLTQPMTLLTANAVAAGGISGTGNVVVVDNTADNNIAAFRFKFAKTKMSAAEEDFDADGHHFRAGAMIIANANRSALEPELKKLGLSAYAMSAAPSVKTHDLDVPRIGYVHSWSRTQDEGWVRAALDTYGIPYSYFGDIDLRKDNLRQKYDVIIFPHIGGTVQTMVNGIPKNGATPLPYKKTAEFQALGTPDASDDIRGGMGLDGVKNLDEFVRQGGTLIVEGSTSTIMPSYNLTPGVTIEEPDSLFVRGSIMRGVISDMKSPIVYGYGHDQIPVYFNQGPVIRAGGGGGGFGGFGRGGVNSQDITPMATVQQLSPWNPDADASAGEGARRRPAQPGAAAGAGEAGAQRGGRGAAAGNADTDGPRVILKFPTRPADMLLSGVLSGGEALSGRAQVVDESVGKGHIVMFAIRPFWRWQTQGTYMLGFNAIMNWNDLGAGKATAPEVQAGGR is encoded by the coding sequence ATGTATCAGAAGTCGATCCGGAAGTATCTGACGACGTGCACGCTGGCCGGTGTAACGGCCGCATCCGGCGCGCTCGTGCTCCCTTCGATCGCTGGCGCGCAGCAGGCCGCGCATCAGGCGATCGACTCCGTGTACACAGCGCAGATCAGGAAGGATCTGGAAGATCCGCGCATCACGACGGAGCTCGTGGATTATCTGCCCGCGTCGTCGACAGTGCCAACGCCGCTCAAGTTGCTCGGGCACATCATCGGCGCGCCGGGCGAGCTGGATCGCTCTGCAGACATCTACAAGTACTTCGACGCGCTGGCCAAGGCGTCGCCGCGCGTCAAGGTATGGCGCATCGGCAAGACGGAAGAGGGGCGCGAGATGATCCTCGCGGCGATCGGCGATGAGGAGACGATCAAGAACATCGACAACTATCGCGGCATGCTCGCGCGGTTGAGCGATCCGCGCAAGACGACGCAGGAAGAGGCGCAGAAGCTGATCCACACTGCCAAGCCCATCTACTACATCACCAGCGGCATCCACTCGCCCGAGTTCGGCGGCCCCGAGATGTTGATGGAGCTGGCGTACCGGCTCGTCGTGGATTCGTCTGCAATCGTTTCGAACATTCGAAACAACGTCATCACACTGATCACGCCGGTGATCGAGCCCGACGGCCGCGACAAGGCTGTCGACACCTACTACTACAACAAGAAGCTGCCCAAGGGCGCCGAGCGGTTGCCGCTGATGTACTGGGGCAAGTACGTGCAGCATGATAACAACCGTGACGGAATGGGTCAGTTCCTCAAGCTGACGCAGCACACCACGCAGGCCGTGCTCGACTGGCATCCTACTGTGCTGCACGATCTGCACGAAGCGCAGACGTATCTGTACGCATCGACCGGTACCGGCCCGTACAACGAAGCCGTCGATCCGATCACGATCGACGAGTGGTGGATGATGGCCGAGAACGACGTGATGGAGATGACGAAACGTAACGTGCCGGGTGTGTGGACGTACGGATACTACGACGGGTGGACGCCGAACTATCTCTTCTTCATTGCGCACACGCACAACGAGATCGGCCGGTTCTATGAAGTGCAGAGTTACGGGCCGGATAATTATGTAGTGAAGCCGCGCAACACTACTACAAGCCGCGAGTGGTTCAGGCCCAACCCGCCGCTGGACAGCATCAACTGGGGGCCGCGCAACAACACCAATATCCAGGAGTCCGCGATCCTGTTCGCGCTCAACAACGTCGCGAAGAACAGGGACCAGTTCCTGGACAACTTCTGGCGCAAGGCGCAGCGCGCGGTGGACAAGGGAAAGACAGGGCCGATCTTCGGCTGGGTGATCCCGGCGTCGCAGCGCCGCAAGGCCGATGCGGCTGACGCGGTGAACGAGCTGCGGGCGCAGGGACTCGAGGTGGATACCGCAACTACTGCTTTTACAGTTGGTAAGCTTTCGGTCAAGCCCGGCGACTACATCGTGCGTGGCGATCAGCCATATCGCACGATCGCAGACATGTACTTCGCTCTACAGCATTTCGCGCCCGGTAACCCCGCGCCGTATGACGATACGGGCTGGACATTCCCTTTGATGCGCGACATCACGATCGCGGCCGTGAACGACAGGAGTCTGTTGACGCAGCCGATGACGTTGCTCACTGCCAACGCTGTCGCCGCTGGCGGGATCTCGGGCACCGGCAACGTCGTAGTCGTCGACAACACGGCCGACAACAACATTGCTGCATTCCGCTTCAAGTTCGCGAAGACGAAGATGTCGGCCGCGGAAGAGGATTTCGACGCCGACGGTCATCACTTCCGCGCCGGCGCGATGATCATTGCGAACGCCAATCGTTCGGCGCTGGAGCCCGAGCTGAAGAAGCTCGGCCTCTCTGCCTACGCGATGTCGGCAGCGCCGAGTGTGAAGACGCACGATCTCGACGTTCCGCGCATCGGTTACGTCCACAGCTGGTCGCGCACGCAGGACGAGGGGTGGGTTCGTGCTGCGCTCGACACTTACGGCATTCCGTACTCGTACTTCGGCGACATCGATCTACGTAAGGACAACCTGCGCCAGAAGTACGACGTGATAATCTTCCCGCACATCGGTGGTACCGTGCAGACGATGGTGAACGGGATCCCGAAGAACGGCGCGACTCCGCTTCCATACAAGAAGACCGCCGAGTTCCAGGCACTCGGCACACCCGACGCGTCGGATGACATTCGCGGCGGGATGGGGCTCGATGGTGTGAAGAATCTCGACGAGTTCGTGCGGCAGGGTGGAACGCTGATCGTCGAAGGATCGACGTCGACGATAATGCCGAGCTACAACCTCACGCCCGGCGTGACGATCGAGGAGCCGGACAGCCTGTTCGTGCGCGGCAGCATCATGCGCGGAGTGATCAGCGACATGAAGAGTCCGATCGTGTATGGATACGGGCACGACCAGATCCCGGTGTACTTCAATCAGGGACCGGTGATTCGCGCGGGTGGTGGCGGTGGTGGATTCGGCGGGTTCGGACGCGGTGGTGTGAACAGCCAGGACATCACGCCGATGGCGACGGTGCAGCAGCTGTCGCCGTGGAATCCGGATGCTGATGCGTCGGCTGGTGAGGGGGCGCGTCGTCGTCCTGCACAGCCTGGCGCTGCTGCGGGTGCTGGCGAAGCTGGTGCGCAGCGTGGTGGGCGCGGAGCTGCGGCTGGTAATGCTGATACTGACGGACCGCGTGTGATTCTGAAATTCCCGACGAGGCCCGCGGACATGTTGTTGTCGGGGGTGTTGTCGGGTGGTGAGGCGCTGTCAGGGCGCGCGCAGGTTGTTGACGAGTCTGTAGGGAAGGGGCATATCGTGATGTTCGCGATAAGGCCGTTCTGGAGATGGCAGACGCAGGGGACTTATATGTTGGGGTTCAATGCGATCATGAATTGGAATGATCTGGGGGCGGGGAAGGCAACGGCTCCGGAAGTGCAGGCCGGCGGGCGGTAA
- a CDS encoding cupin domain-containing protein → MKAGVKYDRVIRFLGNNEINVLVSSEESGGAYCIMELVVQPRGGATVLHTDRWLETFHVIEGEVEWTLERNGDLVTWLANQGETIVVPPGIKHRFAGAGYAPSRMLTIGPPEYEQFFRALAAAWQGPYDREKTPQAVGPVFEKFGMRICSA, encoded by the coding sequence ATGAAAGCTGGAGTGAAGTACGATCGGGTAATCCGATTTCTCGGTAACAACGAGATAAACGTGCTCGTTTCAAGTGAGGAATCGGGTGGCGCGTACTGCATCATGGAGTTGGTGGTTCAGCCGCGCGGCGGCGCGACTGTTCTGCACACCGACCGCTGGCTCGAAACGTTTCACGTGATCGAGGGCGAGGTCGAGTGGACGCTCGAGCGGAACGGCGATCTCGTCACGTGGTTGGCGAACCAGGGAGAGACCATCGTGGTGCCGCCTGGAATTAAGCACCGGTTCGCAGGCGCAGGCTACGCGCCATCACGGATGCTCACCATCGGACCGCCTGAATACGAGCAGTTCTTCCGCGCGCTGGCTGCGGCATGGCAGGGCCCGTACGACCGCGAGAAGACGCCGCAGGCAGTCGGCCCGGTGTTCGAGAAATTCGGCATGCGCATCTGCTCGGCATAG
- a CDS encoding DHA2 family efflux MFS transporter permease subunit, with product MTESAKRWTLIGSILGSGAVFIEGSVTNVALPAIARDLHLGITGLQWTMNGYLLTLSALILLGGALGDRFSRRKVFAWGLVAFAVASLACAVAPNLLLLVTARVLQGIAGGILIPNSLALLESTFEGEERGAAVGHWASWSAVSTAIGPLLGGWIVDAASWRFVFVIMVPFAIAGAIAVTVAGRSAKESKSATTVDYPGAALMTLGLAAIVGALMLGPDRGFTTLYPISLGVAGILLLVAFVVVENRTREPLLPPNTFRSKKFAGVNAATFAIYAALTGLFFLLMLQLQDVLGYSALAAGASLMPINVLLLIISPFSGRISERWGARLPMTAGAFVAAVGMLLFALVRPGASYLTSVLPAAIVFGVGLSSLVTPLTTVALASLGESRAGLASGVNNSVARVAGLLATAIIPLAAGLGGAQSLSGATLAHGFTRAMFICAGLCAAGSVISLFTMSGRPER from the coding sequence TTGACTGAGTCCGCCAAGCGCTGGACGCTCATCGGATCGATACTCGGCTCCGGTGCGGTTTTCATAGAGGGGAGCGTGACGAACGTCGCGCTGCCGGCCATCGCGCGCGATCTGCATCTCGGAATCACGGGCCTGCAGTGGACGATGAACGGCTACCTGCTCACGCTGAGCGCGCTCATCCTGCTCGGCGGTGCACTCGGCGACCGGTTCTCGCGCCGCAAGGTATTTGCGTGGGGACTTGTCGCATTCGCCGTCGCCTCGCTGGCGTGCGCGGTGGCGCCGAATCTGCTTCTGCTCGTGACAGCGCGCGTGCTTCAGGGAATCGCCGGCGGCATCCTCATACCGAACAGCCTCGCTCTGCTCGAGTCGACGTTCGAGGGCGAGGAGCGTGGCGCCGCCGTCGGACACTGGGCATCGTGGTCGGCAGTATCTACGGCGATAGGGCCGCTGCTCGGCGGATGGATCGTGGATGCAGCGTCGTGGCGATTCGTATTCGTGATAATGGTGCCGTTCGCGATCGCAGGCGCCATCGCAGTGACGGTCGCTGGCAGATCCGCAAAGGAAAGTAAGTCCGCAACGACCGTCGATTACCCAGGCGCCGCACTCATGACGCTCGGCCTTGCAGCGATCGTCGGCGCTCTGATGCTGGGACCCGATCGCGGATTCACGACGCTCTACCCGATATCGCTCGGCGTCGCGGGTATTCTATTGCTCGTTGCATTCGTCGTCGTCGAGAATCGCACGAGAGAGCCGCTTCTTCCACCGAATACTTTCAGATCGAAGAAGTTCGCCGGCGTGAACGCTGCCACGTTTGCGATATACGCCGCGCTGACGGGCCTGTTCTTCCTCCTCATGCTCCAGCTCCAGGACGTACTCGGCTACAGCGCGCTCGCGGCCGGCGCATCGTTGATGCCGATCAATGTTCTCTTGCTGATCATCTCGCCATTTTCAGGACGAATCTCGGAACGATGGGGAGCGCGGCTGCCGATGACCGCCGGGGCGTTTGTGGCGGCAGTTGGAATGCTGCTGTTCGCTCTGGTGCGTCCTGGTGCTAGCTATCTGACTTCGGTGTTGCCCGCCGCAATCGTGTTCGGAGTCGGACTGTCATCACTCGTCACACCGCTCACAACTGTCGCACTCGCTTCACTGGGTGAGAGTCGTGCGGGTCTCGCATCCGGTGTGAACAATTCAGTTGCACGCGTCGCCGGATTGCTGGCTACCGCGATAATCCCGTTGGCTGCCGGACTCGGTGGCGCACAGAGCCTGTCTGGCGCGACACTGGCGCATGGATTCACGCGCGCGATGTTCATCTGCGCTGGGTTGTGTGCGGCTGGTAGCGTGATATCGCTGTTCACGATGAGCGGCCGACCAGAACGTTAG
- a CDS encoding ferric reductase-like transmembrane domain-containing protein, whose protein sequence is MTRIKVSFWVLCIGITALWIAADPILLHTAPFSQVRLSLINYTGILAMGVISVAMILAVRSSKVESFIGGLDKGYRLHKWLGVTGLLMAIAHWLWISGPGWLTALGVMAPAARQPGRAAASAEGPALLRTLQNPARSVGQICFYALVVLVVLALLRWFPYRYFLKIHRLLAIVFLLLVFHGVVLLKISYWSHAISYVIVALMAAGTVSAILMLFRRVGHTHRAVGEIDEVTSRADVGILQVSIRLKDRWNGHNAGQFAFVNFEDGEGPHPFTISSTWKGDGHLLFLIKGLGDYTRSLPTTLKPGTLVTVEGPYGRFTFEGESQRQIWVSAGIGITPFVSRMQELAAHPDGKAIDLFHATGSRDIAPVEQLRALAESAHVLLRVWVAAEDGRMTGEDIRRVVPEWKSADIWFCGPVIFGKELREDFVAHGFSGSAFHQELFHLR, encoded by the coding sequence ATGACGCGCATCAAGGTCAGCTTCTGGGTACTGTGCATCGGCATCACGGCTCTGTGGATCGCCGCCGATCCGATCCTGCTGCACACCGCTCCATTCTCGCAGGTGCGGCTGTCGCTCATCAACTACACTGGCATCCTCGCCATGGGCGTGATAAGTGTGGCGATGATACTGGCGGTACGATCGTCGAAGGTGGAGTCCTTCATCGGCGGGCTCGACAAGGGCTACCGGCTGCACAAGTGGCTCGGCGTCACCGGCCTCCTCATGGCGATCGCGCACTGGCTGTGGATCAGCGGACCAGGATGGCTCACCGCCCTTGGCGTGATGGCGCCGGCCGCGCGCCAGCCGGGACGTGCCGCGGCGAGTGCAGAAGGGCCGGCGCTTCTCCGCACGCTGCAGAATCCGGCGCGATCCGTTGGTCAGATCTGCTTCTACGCGCTCGTCGTCCTCGTGGTACTCGCGCTGCTGCGCTGGTTTCCCTATCGCTACTTCCTGAAGATTCACCGGCTGCTTGCGATAGTATTTCTCCTCCTCGTGTTCCACGGCGTGGTCCTGCTGAAGATCTCGTACTGGTCCCACGCGATTTCGTACGTGATCGTCGCACTGATGGCGGCGGGGACAGTGTCAGCGATCCTGATGCTGTTTCGCAGAGTTGGACACACGCATCGTGCTGTTGGTGAGATCGATGAAGTCACATCGCGCGCGGATGTGGGTATTCTGCAGGTCAGCATCCGTCTCAAGGACCGTTGGAACGGTCACAATGCGGGGCAGTTCGCATTCGTGAACTTCGAGGATGGGGAAGGGCCGCATCCGTTCACCATTTCGTCCACCTGGAAGGGCGACGGCCACCTGCTTTTCCTTATCAAGGGACTGGGAGATTACACGCGGTCGCTTCCGACAACACTGAAGCCAGGCACGCTTGTCACAGTCGAAGGCCCGTACGGCCGCTTCACCTTCGAGGGTGAAAGCCAACGTCAGATCTGGGTGAGCGCAGGAATCGGCATCACGCCGTTCGTCTCCCGGATGCAGGAACTCGCAGCCCACCCCGACGGAAAGGCCATCGATCTGTTCCACGCGACGGGCTCGCGTGACATCGCGCCTGTCGAGCAGCTACGCGCACTCGCGGAATCCGCGCACGTACTCCTGCGCGTCTGGGTCGCCGCCGAGGATGGACGAATGACCGGAGAAGATATTCGCAGAGTCGTGCCGGAATGGAAGTCTGCGGACATCTGGTTCTGCGGGCCGGTGATATTTGGGAAGGAATTGCGCGAGGACTTCGTCGCGCACGGATTCTCCGGAAGTGCTTTCCATCAGGAGCTCTTTCATCTGCGATGA